The following proteins are encoded in a genomic region of Opisthocomus hoazin isolate bOpiHoa1 chromosome 4, bOpiHoa1.hap1, whole genome shotgun sequence:
- the SEPTIN2 gene encoding septin-2 isoform X2, which produces MSKQQPAQFTNPETPGYVGFANLPNQVHRKSVKKGFEFTLMVVGESGLGKSTLINSLFLTDLYPERIIPGAAEKIERTVQIEASTVEIEERGVKLRLTVVDTPGYGDAINCRDCLKPLDVEFMKAIHNKVNIVPVIAKADTLSLKERERLKKRILDEIEEHGIKIYHLPDAESDEDEDFKEQTRLLKASIPFCVVGSNQLIEAKGKKVRGRLYPWGVVEVENPEHNDFLKLRTMLITHMQDLQEVTQDLHYENFRSERLKRGGRKIEDEEVNKDQILLEKEAELRRMQEMIAKMQAQMQMQMQSGEGDSSAVHGHHV; this is translated from the exons ATGTCCAAG caacAGCCTGCTCAGTTTACCAATCCAGAAACCCCTGGCTATGTTGGATTTGCAAACCTTCCCAATCAGGTTCACCGGAAGTCTGTGAAAAAGGGGTTTGAATTTACTCTTATGGTGGTTG GTGAATCTGGATTGGGAAAATCTACATTAATAAACAGCCTCTTCTTGACAGATCTCTACCCAGAAAGGATaatcccaggagctgctg AGAAGATTGAACGCACTGTGCAGATTGAAGCCTCAACAGTTGAGATTGAAGAGAGGGGTGTGAAACTACGTCTGACGGTTGTAGATACACCAGGATATGGGGATGCTATCAATTGTCGAGACTG CCTTAAGCCTCTGGATGTTGAGTTTATGAAGGCCATACACAACAAAGTAAATATTGTACCAGTGATTGCAAAAGCTGATACGCTTTCTCTGAAAGAGCGAGAAAGACTAAAGAAAAGG ATTCTGGATGAAATAGAAGAGCATGGCATCAAGATTTATCACCTGCCTGATGCTGAATCAGATGAGGATGAAGATTTTAAAGAACAGACCAGACTCCTGAAG GCCAGCATTCCATTTTGTGTAGTGGGATCCAATCAACTGATTGAAGCCAAGGGTAAAAAAGTTAGAGGTCGACTCTATCCATGGGGTGTAGTTGAAGTGGAGAATCCAGAACATAATGACTTCCTGAAGCTGAGGACCATGTTAAT cacCCATATGCAAGATCTTCAGGAGGTGACCCAGGATCTTCACTATGAGAACTTCCGATCTGAGAGGCTGAAACGAGGCGGCAG GAAAATAGAAGATGAAGAAGTAAATAAAGACCAGATTCTGCTTGAAAAAGAAGCTGAA cttCGTCGTATGCAAGAGATGATTGCGAAAATGCAGGCGCAGATGCAGATGCAGATGCAAAGTGGAGAAGGAGATAGCAGTGCAGTTCATGGACACCATGtataa
- the SEPTIN2 gene encoding septin-2 isoform X1, with the protein MSKQQPAQFTNPETPGYVGFANLPNQVHRKSVKKGFEFTLMVVGESGLGKSTLINSLFLTDLYPERIIPGAAEKIERTVQIEASTVEIEERGVKLRLTVVDTPGYGDAINCRDCFKTIISYIDEQFERYLHDESGLNRRHIIDNRVHCCFYFISPFGHGLKPLDVEFMKAIHNKVNIVPVIAKADTLSLKERERLKKRILDEIEEHGIKIYHLPDAESDEDEDFKEQTRLLKASIPFCVVGSNQLIEAKGKKVRGRLYPWGVVEVENPEHNDFLKLRTMLITHMQDLQEVTQDLHYENFRSERLKRGGRKIEDEEVNKDQILLEKEAELRRMQEMIAKMQAQMQMQMQSGEGDSSAVHGHHV; encoded by the exons ATGTCCAAG caacAGCCTGCTCAGTTTACCAATCCAGAAACCCCTGGCTATGTTGGATTTGCAAACCTTCCCAATCAGGTTCACCGGAAGTCTGTGAAAAAGGGGTTTGAATTTACTCTTATGGTGGTTG GTGAATCTGGATTGGGAAAATCTACATTAATAAACAGCCTCTTCTTGACAGATCTCTACCCAGAAAGGATaatcccaggagctgctg AGAAGATTGAACGCACTGTGCAGATTGAAGCCTCAACAGTTGAGATTGAAGAGAGGGGTGTGAAACTACGTCTGACGGTTGTAGATACACCAGGATATGGGGATGCTATCAATTGTCGAGACTG TTTTAAGACCATAATCTCTTACATTGATGAGCAGTTTGAGCGATATCTGCATGATGAGAGTGGTTTGAACAGAAGGCATATCATAGATAACCGAGTTCATTGCTGCTTCTATTTCATTTCACCATTTGGTCATGG CCTTAAGCCTCTGGATGTTGAGTTTATGAAGGCCATACACAACAAAGTAAATATTGTACCAGTGATTGCAAAAGCTGATACGCTTTCTCTGAAAGAGCGAGAAAGACTAAAGAAAAGG ATTCTGGATGAAATAGAAGAGCATGGCATCAAGATTTATCACCTGCCTGATGCTGAATCAGATGAGGATGAAGATTTTAAAGAACAGACCAGACTCCTGAAG GCCAGCATTCCATTTTGTGTAGTGGGATCCAATCAACTGATTGAAGCCAAGGGTAAAAAAGTTAGAGGTCGACTCTATCCATGGGGTGTAGTTGAAGTGGAGAATCCAGAACATAATGACTTCCTGAAGCTGAGGACCATGTTAAT cacCCATATGCAAGATCTTCAGGAGGTGACCCAGGATCTTCACTATGAGAACTTCCGATCTGAGAGGCTGAAACGAGGCGGCAG GAAAATAGAAGATGAAGAAGTAAATAAAGACCAGATTCTGCTTGAAAAAGAAGCTGAA cttCGTCGTATGCAAGAGATGATTGCGAAAATGCAGGCGCAGATGCAGATGCAGATGCAAAGTGGAGAAGGAGATAGCAGTGCAGTTCATGGACACCATGtataa